Proteins found in one Dermacentor silvarum isolate Dsil-2018 chromosome 8, BIME_Dsil_1.4, whole genome shotgun sequence genomic segment:
- the LOC119460953 gene encoding src kinase-associated phosphoprotein 2-like, giving the protein MLKFNDQVREFVKDVNAFLTVDLQNEKLSPAASSARTELQLKLQRLCQEYPRLLLSLDITSAEQMQGWKLPRPLSSPHPYIDMQIGGALAPREVSVENQTTADDSNDYVYSEAVLLESTPGEVTEPIAAKPPKAALSRASSELEEQTEDGPLIDIPASEMSKADKTGFLEKKGKERLGGLLSPFQKRWCAVRDGVLFLYEKPTDKRQKGQIALTMYEARPFVYASKDASKKDAAFEIVCPGKKTYQFIAFNTKDMKQWISAIEKNSQVSASTSSGDLHHENAADVRQPPTQSSASKLPLPSPRQELTRVPSAPITSEADRELEYEYVEGQTTMTAVEDEEEPLYEDGESYFSDDTKTSSQTDEEVTSDYESWYQAIWDCHAGQPDELSFKRGDLLKVVSKEYDEHSWWVAKARGNKGTVGFVPKTYLMAAYEKVQ; this is encoded by the exons ATGCTGAAGTTCAACGACCAAGTGCGAGAGTTCGTTAAAG ATGTCAACGCGTTCCTAACTGTAGATTTGCAGAATGAGAAGCTGTCGCCAGCCGCGTCATCGGCAAGAACGGAACTTCAGCTAAAACTGCAGCGGTTATGTCAGGAGTATCCACGTCTCCTGCTGTCCCTCGACATTACAAGCGCCGAGCAAATGCAGGGCTGGAAACTTCCTCGGCCTCTTTCAAGCCCGCATCCTTACATCGACATGCAGATTGGAGGCGCGCTGGCGCCGCGGGAGGTGTCAGTAGAGAATCAGACAACCGCTGACGATTCAAACG ATTATGTTTACTCTGAGGCTGTGCTACTGGAAAGCACCCCTGGGGAGGTGACTGAACCAATAGCTGCAAAACCACCAAAAGCAGCTTTGTCAAGGGCTTCATCGGAGCTTGAAGAACAGACTGAGGATG GCCCCCTTATTGACATACCAGCAAGTGAGATGTCCAAGGCTGACAAGACAGGCTTCCtcgagaaaaaaggaaaag AGAGGCTGGGAGGCTTGCTTAGTCCATTCCAGAAGCGCTGGTGTGCTGTCCGGGATGGCGTCCTCTTCCTGTACGAGAAGCCAACTGACAAGCGTCAGAAGGGGCAGATAGCACTGACAATGTACGAGGCACGACCATTTGTCTATGCCTCCAAAGATGCTTCCAAGAAGGATGCTGCCTTTGAAATTGTCTGTCCTGGCAAGAAAACCTATCAG TTCATTGCTTTCAACACAAAAGACATGAAGCAGTGGATTTCGGCCATTGAAAAGAACAGTCAAGTTTCTGCATCCACATCAT CTGGAGATTTGCACCACGAAAATGCTGCAGATGTGCGCCAGCCAcctacgcagtcatctgcaagcAAGTTGCCTTTACCAAGTCCTCGTCAGGAGCTGACACGTGTCCCATCAGCGCCAATCACGTCTGAGGCAGACAGAGAACTTGAGTATGAATACGTTGAAGGCCAGACAACCATGACTGCTGTAGAAGATGAAGAGGAGCCGCTTTATGAAGACGGAGAAAGCTACTTTTCTGACGACACAAAGACAAGTAGCCAGACAGACGAGGAAGTGACAAGTGATTATGAAAGCTGGTACCAGGCCATCTGGGACTGCCACGCAGGACAACCTGATGAACTTTCCTTCAAACGTGGTGACTTGCTTAAAGTTGTGAGCAAAGAGTACGACGAGCACTCCTGGTGGGTTGCCAAGGCACGGGGCAACAAGGGAACAGTGGGCTTTGTGCCAAAGACATATCTGATGGCAGCCTATGAGAAGGTGCAGTGA